A window of the Desulfobacula toluolica Tol2 genome harbors these coding sequences:
- a CDS encoding PAS domain S-box protein has product MTEKLDYEVLEKRIQELEKENSTLRLFKFAIDNLSDSRCAIVNRDCRFETVSKGYYEAFNKNADQIAGKHISEILGNQMFKTIVKPNFDKALAGEIVNFSGWFDLPGGKKKFMDIQYFPVYSGDQINSVAILVHDLTRIKKAEGLLRESEANLIKAQQIAHIGNWNWDMTEDRISCSKEFYRILGIVPECFCPTYEGYMKYVHPEDLEMFQYSVKKALTETKSKTIKYRIVRPYGIIRTVHERAEVTVDSAGNPINVFGTIQDITEQVQVEEQYQTILKLAIDGFCLVDKQGQLFDVNDSYCKMLGYERDELLKLSISDIDVVQTLEQRVQQCKKIIKTGQDRFETKHRCKDGTLIDVEINTQYSDMKKGMFICFIRDITEKNKIREALKKGEIRYRNLFEGAPVMYAIIKNQKESTIITDCNKQFLTTLGYSRSEVIGKSISEFYTQESQKKLIKEESFRRSMENNFTASERELIGSDGRIINTLIQAVPEYDVQGNIIGGRSMYIDTTSQKRAEEQLRENHELLLMIVDGISDPLMMVDEKMNLMMMNAAAENYFKKNNETCLGRKCYQVFKMRQSLCEGCKLAKAISKGRQKSFERKGLMNPEKLERVCVYPVRKKGDNIRTAILRISDITRVKRIEKELIQADKMISLGVLVSGVAHEINNPNHLIMLNTPILWEAWEDIVPVVEKYYHQNGDFSLAGVLYSEMRDEIPLLFAAIKEGAVRIQRIVQDLKDFSRQDDTHMDQLVNINQVIENSIRLTENLIKKHTEHFKIEYSQNLPMVMGDQQKLEQVMINLIQNACQAVSDKKKAIFITSFFDEKKAMIEVEVRDEGVGIPQEMLDRIMDPFFTTKRSKGGTGLGLAVSSNIVKSFGGKIEVESDLGKGSVFKIFIPTRKFEYPVKILVADDDPFFREYLHKALGETERYSLREAVNGKEAFLKIGQELPDLFILDIQMPDMDGLDVCRLLKEKSELSDIKVIIITGFPESFIVDEIVKMGFDKILAKPFTIIELKKTIEKVMEVE; this is encoded by the coding sequence ATGACTGAAAAACTTGATTATGAAGTATTGGAAAAGCGCATTCAGGAACTGGAAAAGGAAAATTCCACCTTGCGTCTCTTTAAATTCGCAATTGATAACCTGTCTGATTCCAGGTGTGCCATCGTCAACAGGGACTGTCGTTTTGAAACGGTGAGCAAAGGGTATTATGAGGCATTTAACAAGAATGCCGACCAGATTGCTGGAAAACACATCAGCGAAATACTGGGCAATCAGATGTTTAAAACCATTGTTAAGCCTAATTTTGACAAGGCGTTAGCGGGTGAAATTGTTAATTTTTCAGGCTGGTTTGATTTGCCGGGCGGCAAAAAAAAATTTATGGATATTCAATATTTTCCTGTTTACAGTGGGGATCAAATAAATTCTGTTGCAATTTTAGTTCATGATCTTACCCGGATCAAGAAGGCCGAAGGATTATTGCGTGAAAGTGAGGCTAATCTTATAAAAGCCCAGCAAATTGCCCATATCGGAAACTGGAATTGGGATATGACAGAAGACAGGATATCATGCTCCAAAGAGTTTTATAGGATTTTGGGTATAGTTCCTGAATGTTTTTGTCCAACCTATGAAGGCTATATGAAATATGTCCATCCTGAAGATCTTGAGATGTTTCAATATTCCGTTAAAAAAGCTTTAACAGAGACAAAGTCCAAAACTATAAAATATCGCATTGTCCGGCCGTATGGCATTATCAGGACTGTCCATGAACGGGCTGAGGTTACGGTTGATTCTGCAGGCAATCCAATTAATGTTTTTGGAACAATTCAGGACATCACAGAGCAGGTTCAGGTTGAAGAACAATACCAGACAATTCTCAAGCTGGCTATTGACGGGTTCTGTCTTGTTGACAAACAGGGGCAATTGTTTGATGTAAACGATTCGTATTGCAAAATGCTGGGGTATGAGCGAGATGAACTCCTGAAGTTGAGTATTTCAGATATTGACGTTGTTCAAACATTGGAACAAAGAGTTCAGCAGTGTAAAAAAATCATTAAAACCGGTCAGGACCGCTTTGAAACAAAACACAGATGCAAAGATGGAACACTCATTGATGTTGAGATAAACACCCAGTACTCAGATATGAAAAAAGGGATGTTTATTTGTTTTATACGGGATATTACAGAAAAAAATAAAATTCGTGAAGCGCTTAAAAAAGGTGAAATACGCTATCGAAACCTGTTTGAGGGTGCGCCGGTGATGTATGCGATAATTAAAAACCAAAAAGAGTCGACAATTATTACGGACTGCAATAAACAATTTTTGACTACATTGGGATACAGCCGCTCCGAGGTGATCGGAAAATCCATATCTGAGTTTTACACTCAAGAATCACAAAAAAAATTAATCAAGGAAGAGAGCTTCAGGCGGTCTATGGAAAACAATTTCACCGCTTCAGAAAGGGAACTGATTGGTTCTGACGGACGGATCATCAATACTTTGATTCAAGCCGTGCCTGAATATGATGTACAAGGAAATATAATCGGAGGCCGTTCCATGTATATTGATACAACTTCCCAGAAAAGGGCGGAAGAACAGCTAAGAGAAAACCACGAATTGCTCCTGATGATTGTTGACGGAATTTCAGACCCCTTGATGATGGTGGATGAAAAAATGAATCTGATGATGATGAATGCTGCGGCGGAAAATTATTTTAAAAAAAACAATGAGACTTGTCTGGGCCGAAAATGTTACCAGGTATTCAAGATGCGCCAAAGTCTGTGTGAAGGTTGCAAACTGGCCAAGGCAATTTCAAAGGGCCGGCAGAAGAGTTTTGAAAGAAAAGGCCTGATGAACCCTGAAAAGCTTGAAAGAGTTTGTGTATATCCTGTCAGGAAGAAAGGGGATAACATAAGGACGGCTATTCTCAGGATAAGTGACATTACAAGGGTAAAGCGAATAGAAAAAGAATTGATCCAGGCTGATAAGATGATTTCACTGGGGGTTCTGGTGTCAGGTGTAGCACATGAAATCAACAATCCCAATCATCTTATCATGTTGAATACCCCTATCTTGTGGGAAGCATGGGAAGATATTGTTCCGGTTGTGGAAAAATATTATCATCAAAATGGTGATTTCAGTCTTGCCGGCGTCTTGTATAGCGAGATGAGGGACGAAATTCCCTTGTTGTTTGCCGCAATAAAAGAGGGTGCGGTAAGAATTCAGCGGATTGTTCAGGACCTGAAAGATTTTTCCCGGCAGGATGATACCCATATGGACCAGCTTGTAAATATCAATCAGGTTATTGAAAATTCCATTCGGCTGACTGAAAATCTTATTAAAAAACACACGGAACATTTCAAAATTGAATACAGTCAAAACCTGCCAATGGTCATGGGGGATCAGCAAAAGCTTGAACAAGTTATGATAAACCTTATCCAGAATGCCTGCCAGGCCGTTTCAGATAAGAAAAAAGCAATTTTTATAACCTCATTTTTTGATGAAAAAAAAGCAATGATTGAGGTTGAAGTGCGGGATGAAGGCGTGGGGATTCCTCAAGAGATGCTTGATCGTATCATGGATCCTTTTTTTACCACAAAGCGAAGTAAAGGAGGGACAGGCCTTGGCCTGGCTGTATCATCAAACATTGTCAAATCTTTTGGCGGAAAAATAGAGGTGGAAAGTGATCTTGGTAAGGGATCGGTTTTCAAGATTTTCATACCCACAAGAAAGTTTGAATATCCTGTTAAAATCCTTGTGGCGGATGATGATCCTTTTTTCAGAGAATATCTCCATAAAGCTCTTGGGGAAACTGAACGTTATTCTCTCCGGGAGGCTGTTAACGGGAAAGAGGCGTTTTTAAAAATAGGCCAGGAGTTGCCGGATCTTTTTATTCTTGATATTCAAATGCCGGATATGGATGGGCTGGATGTTTGCCGGTTGCTCAAAGAGAAATCCGAACTTTCGGATATCAAAGTGATTATTATTACCGGATTTCCTGAATCTTTTATAGTGGATGAAATCGTAAAAATGGGATTTGATAAGATATTGGCCAAACCGTTTACCATTATAGAGTTAAAAAAAACAATAGAAAAGGTTATGGAGGTTGAATAA
- a CDS encoding methyl-accepting chemotaxis protein gives MFKNMRVGTKIVSGFFVGILLSVILGVTGVYNISKIGKVVNRLATQGIPEASAVIETERATWNTLVMSYEFGLKQDEKSRQEWFSYSEEINKGLDKLVPLATALDHKEILKAVDEIKNMLGDYSKSSEEYTSLALENKEIENQLKPCASITDKQWTDYIEDQHIKIEKALANKDVEDVMTRVLKIKTANEGMNTFDDVLKSQFLYSLYQQGEHALAIKASMDKLIAITKDVIKISADPVDIKRIETVLSVEEKAYKLLGSWLQNKKKQADLLASLDKNARAIIKLTTKTALEADKTAYDMGMKTTGLVSNVRILLAVILVCAVIIGLGLAIFITRGITKPLNIVINGLQEGADQVSSASTQVSSSSQSLAEGASQQAASIEETSSSMEEMSSMTKKNAENSSHADHLMKEGAQGVKIANESMDQLIRSMEDISKASEETSKIIKTIDEIAFQTNLLALNAAVEAARAGEAGAGFAVVADEVRNLAMRAADAAKNTAELIDGTVKKINEGSRLVSTTNEAFFKVAESAGKVGDLVAEISGASDEQAKGIEQVNTAIAEMDKIVQQNAANAEESASASEEMSAQAEQLKEFVADLVMMTNGGKEQGAHSVSKRKTTIYTSHPNPASQNKKLAYKRDEIRPDQVIPFDDDDDFRDF, from the coding sequence ATGTTTAAAAACATGAGGGTAGGAACAAAGATTGTGAGTGGTTTTTTTGTAGGCATTCTTTTATCAGTTATTCTTGGTGTTACAGGTGTCTATAATATCAGTAAAATCGGTAAAGTTGTTAACCGGCTGGCAACACAGGGAATTCCTGAAGCGTCTGCCGTGATTGAGACTGAGCGGGCAACCTGGAATACACTTGTTATGTCATATGAATTTGGTTTAAAACAGGATGAAAAAAGCAGACAAGAATGGTTCTCTTACAGTGAAGAAATAAACAAAGGCCTTGATAAACTTGTTCCCTTGGCTACGGCTTTGGATCATAAAGAAATATTAAAGGCAGTTGATGAAATTAAAAATATGCTGGGGGATTACTCAAAAAGCAGTGAAGAATACACATCCCTGGCCCTGGAAAATAAAGAAATCGAAAACCAGCTGAAACCGTGTGCATCCATTACTGATAAACAATGGACTGATTATATTGAAGATCAGCATATCAAAATTGAAAAAGCTCTTGCAAACAAGGATGTTGAAGATGTAATGACAAGGGTTTTAAAGATAAAAACCGCCAATGAGGGTATGAATACATTTGATGATGTACTGAAAAGCCAATTTTTATATTCTCTTTACCAGCAGGGTGAACATGCCCTGGCAATAAAGGCAAGCATGGATAAACTGATTGCCATTACTAAGGATGTGATTAAAATTTCTGCAGATCCGGTAGATATTAAAAGAATCGAGACTGTGCTTTCGGTTGAGGAAAAAGCATATAAGCTGTTGGGCAGTTGGCTGCAAAACAAGAAAAAACAGGCAGATCTTTTGGCCAGCTTGGATAAGAATGCAAGGGCAATTATCAAGCTTACAACGAAAACAGCATTGGAGGCGGACAAAACTGCCTATGACATGGGAATGAAAACTACAGGGCTTGTCTCAAATGTCAGGATTCTGCTTGCTGTCATTTTAGTATGTGCTGTCATCATTGGATTGGGGTTGGCTATTTTTATCACTCGTGGTATCACCAAACCATTAAATATTGTTATTAACGGGTTGCAGGAAGGGGCGGATCAGGTTTCTTCCGCTTCAACACAGGTTTCATCTTCAAGCCAGTCTCTTGCCGAAGGTGCTTCCCAACAGGCTGCTTCCATTGAAGAGACTTCTTCATCAATGGAGGAAATGTCTTCAATGACAAAGAAAAATGCTGAAAATTCAAGTCATGCTGATCATCTTATGAAAGAAGGGGCTCAAGGGGTAAAAATTGCCAATGAATCCATGGATCAACTCATCCGATCTATGGAAGATATTTCAAAGGCAAGTGAAGAGACTTCTAAAATTATAAAAACCATAGATGAAATAGCGTTCCAAACCAATTTACTTGCGTTAAATGCAGCAGTTGAAGCGGCCCGGGCAGGAGAAGCAGGCGCAGGATTCGCAGTTGTTGCAGATGAAGTCAGAAATCTTGCCATGAGAGCTGCCGATGCTGCAAAAAATACAGCCGAGCTTATTGATGGCACGGTTAAAAAGATAAATGAAGGGTCAAGGCTGGTTTCAACCACCAATGAAGCTTTTTTCAAGGTCGCTGAAAGTGCAGGCAAGGTGGGGGATCTGGTTGCTGAAATTTCAGGTGCATCAGATGAACAGGCAAAAGGTATTGAACAGGTAAATACAGCCATTGCCGAAATGGACAAGATTGTTCAGCAGAATGCAGCCAATGCTGAAGAATCCGCCTCTGCATCCGAAGAGATGAGTGCTCAGGCAGAGCAGCTTAAAGAATTTGTCGCAGATCTTGTTATGATGACAAACGGTGGAAAAGAACAGGGGGCACACAGCGTTTCCAAAAGAAAAACAACTATTTATACTTCCCATCCAAACCCGGCAAGTCAAAATAAAAAACTGGCATATAAAAGAGATGAGATCAGACCGGATCAGGTAATTCCTTTTGATGATGACGACGATTTTAGGGATTTTTAA
- a CDS encoding sigma-54-dependent transcriptional regulator, whose product MKASLFPLNPILLVDDEPDILRGYKMTLGSAGINNLVLCRDSRDVIPILLENKIEVILLDLIMPNISGYELLSMIADDFPDIPVIIITGNNKVDMAVQCMKTGTFDYMLKPIEKNRLISGVKRAIEIRGLQDENRLLKEHILSGELKNPDAFSDIKTQNRAMLGLFQYAESIAKSHQPVMITGETGVGKELMARAIHKLSYRNGALITINAAGIDDNAFSDTLFGHVNGAFTGADKARKGMVENAFGGTLFLDEIGDLSPDSQVKLLRLLQEREYFPLGADLPKIADVKIIVATNRDLSALQESGGFRKDLYYRICSHHLDIPPLRERLDDLPLLVDYFVEKAALEFDKKIPSWPLELITLLSNYHFPGNVREIKSMIYDAVAGHKSKIMSLERFEVYIKKNSSVDGIATEQSFAKHDIGLFGFKSIPTLDQATRLLFLESMKRTGNNKTMAARLLGISRQRLGRYLKNISK is encoded by the coding sequence ATGAAGGCATCTCTTTTTCCTCTCAATCCAATTTTGCTGGTGGATGACGAGCCTGATATCCTCAGGGGATATAAAATGACATTAGGGTCTGCCGGTATAAATAATCTTGTGTTGTGCCGTGACAGCAGGGATGTTATTCCAATCCTGCTGGAAAATAAAATTGAAGTGATCCTGCTGGATTTGATCATGCCCAATATTTCCGGTTATGAGCTTTTATCCATGATAGCCGATGATTTCCCTGATATACCGGTAATTATTATTACGGGAAACAACAAAGTTGACATGGCTGTCCAGTGTATGAAAACAGGCACCTTTGATTATATGCTCAAGCCCATTGAAAAAAATCGCCTGATATCAGGCGTAAAGCGTGCCATTGAAATCAGAGGGCTTCAAGATGAGAACCGGTTGCTCAAAGAACATATTCTTTCAGGAGAACTGAAGAATCCTGATGCATTTTCAGATATTAAAACACAAAACAGGGCTATGCTGGGCCTGTTTCAATATGCCGAGTCCATCGCTAAAAGTCACCAGCCTGTAATGATTACCGGAGAAACCGGAGTTGGCAAAGAACTCATGGCAAGGGCTATTCACAAACTCAGTTATCGCAATGGCGCTCTTATCACAATAAATGCTGCAGGAATTGATGACAATGCTTTTTCAGATACATTGTTCGGGCATGTAAACGGTGCATTTACAGGTGCTGACAAGGCTCGAAAAGGGATGGTTGAAAACGCCTTTGGGGGCACTTTGTTTCTGGATGAGATCGGTGATCTGAGTCCTGATTCCCAGGTGAAACTTTTAAGGCTTTTGCAAGAGCGTGAATATTTTCCCCTGGGAGCTGATTTGCCTAAAATAGCAGATGTGAAAATTATTGTTGCCACGAATCGTGACCTTTCGGCATTGCAGGAATCAGGCGGATTTCGTAAGGATCTGTATTACAGGATTTGTTCTCATCACCTTGACATTCCTCCTCTTCGTGAACGTTTGGATGACTTGCCCCTGCTGGTTGACTATTTTGTTGAAAAGGCAGCTCTGGAATTTGATAAAAAAATACCTTCGTGGCCGTTAGAGTTGATTACCCTGTTATCCAATTATCATTTTCCCGGCAACGTAAGGGAAATCAAATCCATGATCTATGATGCCGTTGCAGGTCATAAATCAAAGATCATGTCTCTTGAACGTTTTGAAGTCTATATCAAGAAAAATTCATCTGTTGACGGCATTGCAACTGAACAGTCTTTTGCTAAGCATGACATAGGGCTTTTCGGGTTCAAATCAATTCCTACTCTGGATCAGGCAACCCGCCTTCTTTTTTTGGAATCCATGAAACGAACCGGCAATAATAAAACCATGGCTGCCAGGTTATTAGGGATATCACGGCAGCGGTTAGGCCGGTATTTAAAAAATATTTCCAAATAA
- a CDS encoding cache domain-containing protein, whose protein sequence is MTQNTVLDITSGKSTAGSFRIIIPLCLTFVLFTVSIFFIFVPSLKKNMMDQEKEMLRELNDSSVSLTCSLLLEYDQSVISGELTLQDAQSRAKKRIRNLRYGPEDQDYFWIIDMQHRVLMHPFLPDIEEKNCKDFVDSNGRYFVAEFVKTAEQKGSGYVEYTWQWKDDSAKIVPKISYVKLFEPWGWVIGTAVYVDGIDSEIRFITQRLFKIFTGILIIVLILSFYGSSQAVKIDKKRSIAEKAHRLDTLRFEKLRELNQMAEASLEELIGFALAEAIELTFSSIGYLVFLNDDEIGISLYTWSKGVLEECRIKDKESLYYEEQKKGCKEAVRQRKAVIINEVQNLGYDKGKELADGHVNIIRYMHVPVFDGKKIVAVAGVGNKIENYDMSDVRQLNLLMDGMWKMIQRKRSEVALRESEQRYRLLTENASDNIWTLCLSDMRILYVSPSVENILGYTPEQIKELQFKDYMTEDSLNKMFMVVAEELKKEEQPGADPKRSRVIQLEQIKKDGSKIWTEITASFLRDEAGKAYGIIGVTRDINERRYMERQIQQSQKMEAIGTLAGGIAHDFNNILSSVLGFTELAKMMCDGNPELEKHLDKVFSAGIRARDLVKHILVFSREQDVHRDSILIVPLIKECLKFIRASVPRSIDIIQDLHASDCTVLADPTQIHQVIMNLCINAAHSMKGEDGLLEVCLKAVEIRNRDILHAKELKPGKYLKLTVSDSGCGIPKSDIGRIFEPFFTTKKRGDGTGMGLSIVHGIVKDMGGAISVYSELGKGTTFQLLFPVHRDKAMEKISLRPFLIKGTGRILLVDDEENIVISGRQILMKMGYEVVGLTDSLEALEVFKKEPHAFDLVLTDVTMPKMTGIELSKEIIKIRQDIPIVLCTGFSEGLTSSMVENIGIVDTVMKPMIAGELADVIHKALNRFTGFKTNNKNEQGRDHK, encoded by the coding sequence ATGACCCAAAATACTGTTCTTGATATAACCTCTGGAAAGTCGACTGCAGGATCATTTAGAATTATTATTCCGTTGTGTCTTACATTTGTTTTGTTTACCGTGAGTATTTTTTTTATTTTTGTTCCTTCATTGAAAAAAAATATGATGGATCAGGAAAAGGAGATGCTCCGTGAATTGAATGACAGCAGTGTAAGTTTGACCTGTAGCTTGCTGTTAGAGTATGATCAGAGTGTTATATCAGGAGAACTGACCCTTCAAGATGCTCAAAGCAGGGCGAAAAAACGTATTCGAAATTTGCGTTACGGCCCTGAAGATCAAGATTATTTCTGGATAATTGATATGCAGCACAGGGTACTCATGCATCCTTTTCTGCCCGATATTGAAGAAAAAAACTGTAAGGATTTTGTTGATTCCAACGGTAGATATTTTGTTGCTGAATTTGTAAAGACTGCCGAACAAAAAGGTTCCGGTTATGTTGAGTATACATGGCAATGGAAAGATGATTCGGCAAAGATAGTTCCGAAAATTTCTTATGTAAAGCTGTTTGAGCCTTGGGGCTGGGTTATAGGAACCGCTGTGTATGTGGATGGAATAGATTCTGAAATACGATTTATCACCCAGCGGTTATTTAAAATTTTTACAGGGATATTGATCATTGTCTTGATTTTATCTTTTTATGGCAGTTCCCAGGCTGTGAAGATTGACAAAAAACGCTCTATAGCGGAAAAAGCCCATCGTCTGGATACCTTGCGCTTTGAAAAACTCAGGGAATTGAATCAGATGGCAGAGGCTTCCCTGGAAGAATTGATCGGCTTTGCCCTTGCAGAAGCGATTGAGTTGACTTTTAGCAGTATCGGATACCTGGTATTCTTAAATGATGATGAAATCGGGATTTCCCTGTATACCTGGTCAAAGGGTGTTTTGGAGGAATGTCGTATAAAGGACAAAGAAAGTCTATATTATGAGGAACAAAAAAAAGGATGTAAGGAAGCTGTCAGACAAAGAAAAGCCGTCATTATCAATGAGGTTCAAAACCTCGGGTATGATAAAGGCAAAGAACTTGCGGACGGTCATGTAAACATAATACGGTATATGCATGTTCCTGTGTTTGATGGCAAAAAGATAGTTGCCGTTGCAGGGGTGGGCAATAAAATTGAGAATTATGATATGTCGGATGTCCGTCAATTGAACCTGTTAATGGATGGTATGTGGAAAATGATTCAGCGCAAACGCTCCGAGGTTGCATTGCGGGAAAGTGAACAACGTTATCGGTTGCTTACGGAAAATGCCAGTGACAATATCTGGACTTTGTGCTTATCGGATATGCGTATTTTATATGTCAGCCCTTCTGTAGAGAATATTCTGGGATATACTCCTGAACAGATTAAGGAGCTTCAGTTCAAGGATTATATGACTGAAGATTCTTTGAACAAGATGTTCATGGTCGTTGCCGAAGAATTGAAAAAAGAAGAACAGCCGGGTGCAGACCCTAAACGGTCCAGGGTAATCCAGCTGGAGCAGATCAAAAAAGACGGATCAAAGATATGGACGGAAATTACGGCAAGCTTTTTACGGGATGAAGCAGGAAAGGCCTACGGGATAATTGGGGTCACCCGGGATATTAATGAGCGAAGATACATGGAGCGGCAAATTCAGCAATCGCAGAAGATGGAGGCGATTGGAACATTGGCAGGTGGTATTGCCCATGATTTTAATAATATCCTGTCGTCTGTTTTAGGGTTTACAGAGCTCGCAAAAATGATGTGTGACGGGAATCCGGAACTTGAAAAACATCTGGACAAGGTTTTCAGCGCCGGTATCAGGGCCAGGGACCTGGTCAAGCATATACTGGTATTCAGCCGTGAACAGGATGTTCACAGGGATTCTATACTTATAGTTCCCCTTATCAAAGAGTGTTTGAAATTTATCAGGGCTTCCGTGCCCAGAAGCATTGATATTATCCAGGATCTTCATGCCTCGGATTGCACGGTATTAGCCGATCCTACCCAGATCCATCAGGTTATTATGAATTTGTGCATCAATGCGGCCCATTCCATGAAAGGCGAGGATGGACTGCTTGAGGTGTGTCTGAAAGCTGTTGAAATCCGGAACAGGGACATACTTCACGCCAAAGAACTGAAACCGGGCAAGTATCTTAAATTAACGGTTTCAGATTCCGGGTGCGGGATCCCGAAATCTGATATCGGCAGAATTTTTGAACCGTTTTTTACGACAAAAAAGCGGGGTGATGGTACTGGAATGGGGCTTTCTATTGTTCACGGCATTGTAAAGGATATGGGGGGTGCAATTTCCGTATACAGTGAACTGGGCAAGGGCACAACTTTTCAGCTGTTGTTTCCGGTACACCGGGACAAGGCAATGGAAAAGATTTCTTTAAGGCCTTTTTTGATAAAGGGAACGGGCAGAATCCTTCTGGTGGATGATGAGGAAAATATTGTTATTTCAGGCCGGCAGATATTGATGAAAATGGGATATGAGGTAGTCGGCTTAACGGACAGCCTGGAAGCCCTTGAAGTTTTTAAAAAAGAACCCCATGCATTTGATCTGGTTTTAACAGATGTGACAATGCCTAAAATGACAGGTATTGAGTTGTCAAAAGAGATCATAAAGATCAGACAGGATATTCCCATTGTGCTGTGTACAGGTTTCAGTGAAGGATTAACATCAAGTATGGTTGAGAATATCGGT
- a CDS encoding chemotaxis protein CheW, whose amino-acid sequence MATLLKKMDQAIQTTTIQTGKYLTFTLQNEEYGIGILKVKEIIGMMPITSVPRTPEFVKGVVNLRGKVIPVIDLRVKFSMESIDYSERTCIIVVEVDSESGTILLGIVVDAVSEVLNIKEQEIEETPAFGTRLNTEYILGMAKMEGGVKILLDIDKVLNPQEIQGLGKTV is encoded by the coding sequence ATGGCAACGTTGTTGAAAAAAATGGACCAGGCAATTCAAACCACAACAATTCAAACTGGTAAATACCTTACATTTACTTTGCAAAATGAAGAGTATGGGATTGGGATTCTCAAAGTTAAGGAGATCATTGGGATGATGCCCATCACATCTGTTCCAAGAACCCCGGAATTTGTAAAAGGTGTTGTCAACCTGAGAGGCAAGGTTATCCCTGTCATTGATCTCAGGGTTAAGTTCAGCATGGAATCAATTGATTATTCGGAACGTACATGCATTATTGTGGTGGAAGTTGATTCGGAATCAGGGACTATCCTTCTCGGAATTGTTGTTGATGCTGTATCGGAAGTGTTGAATATTAAGGAGCAGGAGATTGAAGAAACCCCGGCATTCGGCACCCGTCTGAACACGGAATATATTCTGGGCATGGCTAAAATGGAAGGCGGGGTCAAGATTTTGCTTGATATTGATAAAGTTCTCAATCCACAGGAAATCCAAGGGCTTGGTAAAACCGTTTAA